In Catharus ustulatus isolate bCatUst1 chromosome 30, bCatUst1.pri.v2, whole genome shotgun sequence, the DNA window AGCTGGGCACAGCGGGGGGTGAGGGGTGGTGGTTCCTGGGTGGGCTGCGGGTGTTGAGGGGGGATTAGGGCCCCTTATACATCTGTATGTATATATCCCATAGTCTGGGTCTACCATTACCCTGACCCcgaccttggggacatcctgagACACACACATCGTGCCCCCCATCCATGACCCACCCCCGGGATGGGagcacctgctccagctgctgttcGTAATCTCCAGCCTCTGTAAACGGATTAAGAGGGATTATATAAAAGGAGGGGGGATGCCCGTGGGGGAACCCAATGGGTTAAACAGACGAGGGGTCGGTCGCGACTTGCCCGTCGGGGCGCACGGCTGCTGGCGCCTGGTGCATCCCGGTGCACTACAATCCCGAACGACCCCGCAGAGATGCAGGAACCGGGGGTGTGATGGAGGGGGAGATACAAAGCGGGGAGCGGGCGGGGATGATGTCAGCCTGCGGGGAGCCCCAGCGTGGCCAATGgcgctgcggggccgggccagcggcagcggcgggggcggtggcggcggcgaTAGCGGCGAGAGCACGGAGCCCATTCATGATCCAGCGAACGGGGCCGGTGGCAAGTAAAGCGGAACCGGTGCCCTGCAAAGCGGCGCCGGTACCGCCGTCATGGAAACATCGGGACATCTCCACGATTCGGGCGTGGGGGACTTGGAGGAGGATGGTCGGTGTCCCTGCCCGTTACCGGGGGATGAACGgtccccgccgccgccctccgcgctgccgccgctccagcacagcctgttgCACTCCTCGCCCGGGTCGTTACGggcccctcctcctcctcccgccgcccccgccgccctccACCCTTCCTCCCGCCACGGTAGCCAGCTCAACCTCGGCGACCACCCAGCGGGCTCTGGGGTGGCTAGCAGCAAGCACCGGCAGCCCAGCCCCTTGGTTCATCGGCGGGACAGCAACCCCTTCACCGAGATTGCCATGAGCTCCTGCAAGTACAGCGGAGGGGTGATGAAGCCCCTCAGCCGACTCAGCGCATCCCGACGGAACCTCATCGAGGCCGAGCCGGAGGCACAACCCCTGCAGCTCTTCGGTGCCGGTGAACCCCCTGAAATTGTTGTCTCACGCGAGGACAACCATGCGCCCACCACCCACCGTCCCACCCGCCCGCCTGCCCGGCCGGCTCCCACCACCTTTGCCAAGGGGCCCAAGCGCAAGGCGCAGAACATTGGCTACCGGCTCGGGCACCGCCGGGCACTGTTCGAGAAGAGGAAGCGCCTCAGCGACTACGCGCTCATCTTCGGCATGTTTGGCATTGTCGTCATGGTCATTGAGACCGAGCTCTCCTGGGGGCTCTACTCCAAGGTACCAAGGGGGCCATGggggtgtgtgtggggctggtgGCATCAGATGGTGCCTGGTAGGGTGAGCATGGAGCCATTTGCCCCATCTATCCCACGGGATAAATATGGAGCTGTTTGGCCCAGCTGGAGTGGATAGGCTGGCTGGTGACTGGCAGGATGTTCCCAGAGCTTTGGTggatgctgcagccacaggTGCTGCACAGGGTGACACCTGGCTGGAGGTGCAGGGACTGTGCACTGCTAGCTGCTCTCTTGAGTCCTGCCCCATGCACTTGTAGCAGCAGGCACCGACCCACTGAGGACTGTGGTGCCTGTTGCTGGCATGGCAGTGCTCTGCTCAAAAGCACTGTGCCCCCGGCGGTGCAGCAAAgcaccccctccctcctctgcctcctcctccacaccccttcctgtcctttttttccctttttttttttttgcaggacaGTGTCTTTTATTTATAATTCTGCCCCCCCTCTCCAGTCCCCTCCCCCCGCCGTCcctttcagctcctgctcccgGGCTGAGCTGGTTGGCAGCGATATGAATAACTCTTTGTATGTCATGTTATTTATACCTATCCAGAGAGGGGAAGGCATTGGCACCCCCACCAGCACCCATGGGCGTCACGGGATGGCACTGCCGAGGGGGCTGGGGTGCAGCCAGCGGGGGTCCCCGTGCCAGGATGCCGCCAGTGGAGGGGAAGAAGCgggatgggaaggggctgtTCAACACTTCCTGCCATTATCCGGCATGGGCAGCGGGGAGGGCAGGGTgaccagaggaggaggaggaagggaggcgTGGCACTGGGGGGGGGTCCTGCGGTTTTGGGGAACCCTCTGCCTCCCCACCGAGGTGCCTGGTGTGGGGGTGGCTGAGCCCCATCTTTCCATGGCTGTCAGGGTCAGTGGGCATGCAGGGGCTGCGGGCAGCAGTTCCACTGCTCTGAGGCAGAGGCATGCCTTAGTACTAAGCTGGCATCTCTGGCATCCTTGCCGAGAAAGAAAGATGTTTCAATGCCAGAGCCTTTTTCTGGTGGTTCCCACTCCCCTTTGGCAGGAGCAAAGCCAAACCACCATCCCCCACCTGCATCTGCTACCTGTTGAGTTGCAGCCACCCTCGCAGGCTCCGTGTGCCTGCCTGCCTGGTGCCAGGGGGCCTGTCCACCCTTAccaagctgccagcagcactgctgccatgcTCGCTGGCCCCACCACgctgagctgctgtgtcagCTGGGGAAGACCCTGTGAGTCAGCGCTGCTGCCATGCAGCAGCTGTGACACGCCGCTACGCCCCTGCCCCACTGTGACACAAACAATTGTGCTGACAACCACAGAGTGCAGGAGAGTTCCTGGCTCCGGCCTCCGCAGGCCCTTGGCCAGATTTGCAGCAGCTATGTATAAatcccccccccccacccccagcagcccccagtgAGAAACCAGAACTCACTGGCAGGGACATGACCGTGAGTGTGGGAGTGCATGTGATCAGGGCTGGCTGTCATTGTAGATGTGGGGATGtcagtgcagctccagctctgccccatgGCCCCAGACATGTCACTGCATGCTCCCAGCCAGAGgaagccagggctgagctgggaagcAAGGACACACTGGCCAGGGTTTGCCTGGTGGGCAGGACAGGGCCTCTCCTGCCCATGGGACAGTATTGCTGCTTCCCACACCATGTGCAGCACTACCAGAGTGAAGCATCCTGCCTTCCACATGGTGGGGCAGGACATATTCCAGGGGTGCCAAGGTCTTTCCCCACTTGGGCCAAGACCTCATGTTGTTTGCTGCAAGCATGGCATCCAGGAAGGGCTCTTCCTGACAGGTCTCTTCAGGCAGGAGGCATTGCCCATACAGGGTTTGTGCCCATGGGAAACACTGAGCCACCTTGGCACAATGCTGCCCCGGAGTTAGCCTGTCAATAGTAGTGTTTAGTCCCAGCACTTTTCTTAGCACCAGCCATTATATCCACACAATTGCACAGCCAGAGCCAAGTTGTTAACAATGCGGCACCGCCTCCACAGCAAATAGTCCCTTCTCTGCGTGCAAACACCCTGTGGAGACGAGGAACACTGGGGAGAGGGAGCCAAACAAGaccaaaaccagcccagcacACTGGGGAGCCAAGGACAGCATGCCATGAGTGTGCCATGGGTCACCACGTGTGCCATGGGTCACCACGCTGGGGCTCAGCACGCTGGGGATGGTGTGGAGGTGTGGGATGGGTGCAGCAGTGAGGTGGGATGCTTTGGCAATAACATCTTGGTGAGGGGCTGCCATCAGTAGGGCTGGATTGTGGCTGGCACACACATGAGTTTACCAGTATCCAAAGGGAATGGTGaatccctgcttttcctggggaCCTGCCAGTTCAGCCATTTCCCTAATTTGCATAAGACCCATTAGCTGGGGTTCTAGTTAAATCATCGGTTTGGATACCATAAAACTGGGCTCAGGTTAGATGGGGCACTGCACATCTCAGAGGGGTGGCTGGGAACTGCACTCAGAATTAAATAAGCataatagaattttaaaagagtttTGAAGAGAGGGCCCATGGTGCAGGTGGTACCAGTGGTGCCAGTGATGCTGATGCTACTGGTGGTGTCAAGCTGCTTAGGGGAGAAGCTGAAGCAGCAGAAGTGCTGTTGATGATGGGGATTTCAGGTGTTGGGGGGCAGTATTTTCTTTAGGGTGTGGAGTCCCACAGCTGTGTACCCCTAAATGCCTTTCCTGCTTTCACTCTGCAGGACTCCATGTTCTCCCTGGCCCTGAAATGCCTTATAAGCCTCTCCACTGTCATCCTGCTGGGCCTCATCATCGCCTATCACACACGGGAGGTGCAGGTAGGTCCTGGCATCATCAATCCTAgtgaggggctgctggggtgTGCTGTGGGGTTTGCCAACCACCTGAGTGGGATGCAGTACCTGTGCTcacatcctgctccatcctgaaGGAGCCTCCTTCCTCTTTgtcagggttttttggggggcagTGAGGGTTCTTGGGGGGCAGTCAGGCCAGGCACCAAGGGGTCTGTCTGAGCAGATATGGTGGTAGCTGGGGGAGACTACAGCCAGGAAGGGCTCAGGCCAGTCAAAGTGCCAAGGAAAGCCACGAAATCCTTTCCTAATCAGGGCTGCACACTCTTTTCCTCCCTGGGAAGTTAAAGGACTCCCAGTTTGTTCCAGGAAGGCTGTGCTTCCCTGTGCAACCTAGCTTCGGCACAATGCCAGCCTGTTTTGGGCATGGGAAGAATGAATCACCAGTCAGGAGAAGGAGCATCCTGGGAAGGGATGTCAAAGCCCCTGGCCCTGAGTGCACCATAATCCCACCTTGactctcctggggctgggggatgtaGGAGCTTTGCCCTATagggggctggcagcagcatcccactccctgcctgcctctgtccctgcagtccccactccagctcagcctgccctCGTGGGGATAAAGCCTGGGGGTGAGTTACTCAAGGCAAATATTTGAGAGCTTTGGTTCTTGCTGGAATAATATTTACCCCAGGATGACGGTGGTTGGGGTCAGCCGGGTGAGCCGTGCCCCCGCTGCTCGCTGTTTCCTCTGCTTGTTGTTCCTGGCAGTGGGTTGTGCAAACACAACATCCACCCAGGCAGCACACAGGTCATCCTACCTCTCCTGCCTTGACCAGAGCCAAAGTCTCAgtgctgtccctctgcccaTGGGGACTGAACCTCACCGTggtcccagctgctctgccaggccaGTTACACTGCCAACACAGAGAATTAGATGAGTTTGACTTAATCTGCCCCAATAAAGTTGTGCTGGCTGCATGTTGCCCTGTGTGTTATGGAGTGTTATgaattgctgctgctccaaCCAAAACGGAatggggctgccagagctgtAAATCCTCAACTTCTTGTACCTCTCGACCGAGGCTGGGGACTGTGCTCACCTGGCCATGGCACTTGTCAGACCTCCCAGCCTCTGGAAAATAATTACTTCAGCCTCTTCCCTCAGGattccctcttcctttcttgcccagagaagctgtggctgcctcagccactggaaatgttcaaggccaggttgaatggaGATTGGAGCAAGctggcctagtggaaggtgtccctgcccatgtaagtgggtggaatgagatgagctttaaggtcctgtTCAACCCAAACCAGTTTGTGATTCTATCCTCCTACTAATTGTGTTAATTAGTCCTTTGGGGTACTTGAATGtcttcctgtgcctcagtttctctggGGCTGAAGCATCACTCAGCACCCCAATGATGGCTCTGGTGCTGAGGGCAGAACGTGCCATCCTCTGCCAGCACCACATCACCATCCCAATGTTTGGATAACAAAAGCCTGGGGGTGTTTATGCTTTTGGTGAAACTTTAGTCCCCATGAGGTATCTCAGTAGCTTTTCTTGggctttgtttttctggagATGTGGTGGCCAacactcttttttccttcccctgctggagccagaaaTGTTGGGGAATGCCCCCTTGGGTACCACTGAACCACACAAGGTTTCCATAGAAACCTGCATTGATGCTTCACAGGTACAGAACTGAGAGGGGCTGGCTCAGGGGAATCCTGCCCAAATCTTCTCTTGCTCCTTCCCTGGCCTATGCCAACCCCCCATCATGCAGTCAaaaggctcctgcctttttccgCTTgctaatttgtttattttaacacCCTTTTCCAGGAAGGAATAGGCTGTCAGCTTGCTAAATGCCTGAGGATCTCCCTTGACAGCTTGGAGCATTTTTGTAAACAATTTCTCAAACAAAGCAGCTAAAAGGAGCAGAGTTTTCCCTACAGAAAGGGAGGTGGCTGGGACAGCCACTCTGAGTCAGTCCCAGTggctcctgccatccccagggAGAGCCCCAAGTGCCATGCCGTGCTAGTGAGACGGCTGGCACAGGTGTACTGGGGactctggcagggcaggagggttgttccagggctcagcaccagctgggACCATGCTCCCCACCCACCTCTCgtctgctgccctggctgtgtgcagcCCTGGATCCGTGAGCAAGCCAGCATCGTTTCATGCTCGCAGGATTGAGGACGCGGACAGTAGCACCAGCTGCCACATCCCCCTTGGATCCCTTCCTGGTGGTTTCTTTGCCAAGTGCTGCTTGCAGAGAGGCcctgagcacatccctgctgttGGGGGTGATACTGGTGTTCCTGTCACACCAGGCAGAAGCCGATGGCAGCGTCAGGACAGCCCTGCTGACAGGACAGGGTAGGTGACTCCCAGGGCTCTGGAGGCATCCCAGAGAGGCCAGCTGAGCTGCCatcttcccagctcctgcagagacCCCAACTCCATCACTGATGATGAGAGAGGAGCTGGTGTACCCAGAATGAACCATCAGTTGCCATGACAACCGAATCCcatctctgccagcagctggatgCTCTGACTGTGGCGTTCACTGCCCAGATATCACTCTGGCACTCAAGGTGTGATGACTGTCGGTGAAATcagtgcagcaccaggagcagagggactgGAGTGGCTCATGCTGATGCTCTGTGGCCTGGATGAGGGGGACATTCCAGGAGGTGGGCTCTGCCAGCAAGGTTTTGAGTGAACTGTCACCATGTTGTACCTGGGTGTGTGCTCAAGGCTAGGCACCTTAAAGCTTTTGGTGTCCCCTGCAATGTGACCAGCCCTGACACACACTAGCTGGGCAGCAGAGAGGTTGGTGGTGACTCATTCTCATGTCTTCCTTCtccatccatccccagctcttcTAGCTGAGCCACACCCAGCTCCCCTTAGCTCTGGTGTCAGACCCTCACTGCTTGTGGAGGGAGGGATGCCAGTGGGCAACTTGTGTGGGGCCACTGGTAACGGTGTGGTTTTGCATCTTGGCAGCTCTTTGTGATCGACAATGGAGCTGACGACTGGCGGATAGCAATGACCTACGAGCGCATCCTCTACATCAGCCTGGAGATGCTGGTTTGTGCCATACACCCCATTCCTGGGGAGTACAAATTTTTCTGGACAGCTCGCCTGGCTTTCTCCTACACCCCTTCTCGGGCAGAGGCTGATGTGGACATCATCCTGTCTATCCCCATGTTCCTGCGCCTCTACCTGATCGCTCGGGtgatgctgctgcacagcaagCTCTTCACTGACGCCTCCTCACGCAGCATTGGGGCACTCAACAAGATTAACTTCAACACCCGCTTTGTCATGAAGACACTCATGACCATCTGCCCTGGGACCGTGCTGCTGGTCTTCAGCATTTCCCTCTGGATCATCGCTGCATGGACAGTCCGTGTGTGTGAGAGGtgagaggggtttgggatgcGTGGTACTTTAGGATTCACAGTGGTTTGGGGTAGGTGGCAGTTCAGGATGCTCAGCAGCTCAGGACACTCAACACTTCGGAATGCCTGGTGGTTTGGAATGCTCAGCTGTTCAGGACACATGTAGGTTCATAATGTGTGGAGGTTTGAGATGCATGGTGGTTTGGAATGCCCAGTAGTTCAGGATGCACGACGAGCAGAAGTTTGGGCTGTGCAGAAGTTTGGGATGCTCCATGGTTCAGGATGTGCCGCAGTTCAGGACTTCATGATGATGTGCAGCAGTTTgtgttttgggatttgtggCAGTTTGAGATTCTCAATGGAGATGCGATGTATGAGTgatgctgggctctggggcCTCAGCTCCACCAAGCCCTGTTATTACCAGATGATAAATTGTCAACTCaggcaggaagcagagcagtgcagtACCTAGGCCAGGCAGGGTCCTTGTGGAAGAGCTCAGTGTGTGGTGCCAGAAGCCCCAGCCACATGGATGGGAGACATGGAGAatggtgggagctgtggggctgtgtgtggggagggaCCAGAGGTGCTGATGGTAAGTGACGGGGCCTGGCTCAGGCTCTAGCAGTACTGCCATGACAACACTGTGGTGACAAACCCACAGCCTGATGGCATCATGCCAGCATCagtgtgctcagcactggggttGCTGTGGCGACCAGCCTGGTGGGTATCATTGCACCTCCATCTCTCAGGGACCTGCCACCACTCTTTGTCTGCTGAGGGAGCCAGGGGGCTGCAGTGGTGGCatcccagtgctgtgccaggTTTTCTCCACAGCCATAGTGCGGGGTGCCAGCAGCACAtggggaagggagggcaggTCATTTTGTGGCAGCTTTGTGTCATCCTTCGAACTAAGGTGCGAGGGATCACACCTACAGGCTCCCCAGGGTTACCTGGGACACTCGGACTGCTTCTAGATTGCTTGCAAAGTGAGAGGAAGACCACACCCCCTCTTCCCCAGGGTGGGACCCGTTGCTCTGGTTATGCTGCAAAGGGATATTAGGGCAGCTGTAAGTGCTGTGGCAGTGGTGTGGGAC includes these proteins:
- the KCNN3 gene encoding small conductance calcium-activated potassium channel protein 3 yields the protein METSGHLHDSGVGDLEEDGRCPCPLPGDERSPPPPSALPPLQHSLLHSSPGSLRAPPPPPAAPAALHPSSRHGSQLNLGDHPAGSGVASSKHRQPSPLVHRRDSNPFTEIAMSSCKYSGGVMKPLSRLSASRRNLIEAEPEAQPLQLFGAGEPPEIVVSREDNHAPTTHRPTRPPARPAPTTFAKGPKRKAQNIGYRLGHRRALFEKRKRLSDYALIFGMFGIVVMVIETELSWGLYSKDSMFSLALKCLISLSTVILLGLIIAYHTREVQLFVIDNGADDWRIAMTYERILYISLEMLVCAIHPIPGEYKFFWTARLAFSYTPSRAEADVDIILSIPMFLRLYLIARVMLLHSKLFTDASSRSIGALNKINFNTRFVMKTLMTICPGTVLLVFSISLWIIAAWTVRVCERYHDQQDVTSNFLGAMWLISITFLSIGYGDMVPHTYCGKGVCLLTGIMGAGCTALVVAVVARKLELTKAEKHVHNFMMDTQLTKRIKNAAANVLRETWLIYKHTKLLKKIDHAKVRKHQRKFLQAIHQLRSVKMEQRKLSDQANTLVDLSKMQNVMYDLITELNDRSEDLEKQISGLESKLEQLSASFNSLPLLMADMLRQQQQRLLTAVLEARGVGVPVGTPQTPLSESPIGVSSTSFPTPYTSSSSC